One Thalassotalea atypica DNA window includes the following coding sequences:
- a CDS encoding SapC family protein, which yields MAKLEPVTKEQHQNLKIAAQRSLKHIAGQHIVPITAPEFAQGATSYPIFIVKDPESNRFRSVAMLGLETGENLFLKDDTWSAIYAPQSVGMVPFALGLDPEKDKTLTACVDVESEYVGEDKDLPLFDEKGEATDLFKNVEESLGRLYNNEVMTEKFIKELSDNELLEEIELVVTLHSGEKKKIVGIYTINENKLQSLTDEQVISYHKRGLFIPMHSMLGSVGQIHRLAQLRNATEAAKVAGIQVVPVEKK from the coding sequence ATGGCTAAGTTAGAACCCGTTACTAAAGAACAACATCAAAATTTAAAAATTGCCGCTCAACGCAGTTTAAAGCACATTGCTGGTCAGCACATTGTTCCGATTACAGCACCAGAATTTGCACAAGGGGCGACTAGCTACCCTATTTTTATTGTTAAAGATCCTGAGTCAAACCGTTTTCGTAGCGTGGCGATGTTAGGGTTAGAAACAGGCGAAAACTTGTTTTTAAAAGATGACACTTGGTCAGCAATTTACGCGCCGCAAAGTGTTGGCATGGTGCCGTTTGCTTTAGGGTTAGACCCGGAAAAAGACAAAACATTAACGGCATGCGTTGACGTTGAAAGTGAATATGTTGGCGAAGATAAAGATTTACCATTATTTGATGAAAAAGGTGAAGCAACTGACTTATTCAAAAACGTTGAAGAATCGTTAGGTCGCTTATACAACAATGAAGTGATGACTGAAAAATTCATCAAAGAGTTATCAGATAACGAGCTATTAGAGGAGATAGAGCTGGTTGTTACTCTTCATTCAGGCGAGAAAAAGAAAATTGTTGGTATCTATACCATTAATGAAAATAAGCTTCAGTCATTAACTGATGAGCAAGTAATCAGCTATCACAAGCGTGGATTATTTATCCCTATGCACTCAATGCTTGGCTCTGTTGGACAAATTCATCGTTTAGCACAGCTACGCAATGCTACTGAAGCTGCAAAAGTAGCAGGTATTCAAGTGGTACCAGTAGAGAAAAAGTAG
- a CDS encoding EamA family transporter translates to MLKYGHCILLFVHIMYALLFVSVLWAFSFGLIKGQLAGIEPSLVAALRLVLCFTTFAIFCRWKALPRNTLKLVALGAIQFGVMYWAYIQSYQYLPGYLVAVFTIFTPLYVILFSGWVNQNFSVKQLFPVIFSIIGAAIIVAKAPQTSDYFLGFIVLQSANIAFAFGQVAYKHLNRKIESVNQPASHVTQMTLMYGGGALFSTIVVLIKGSFSTIGSITIEQWQVLIYLGIIASGLGFSLWNFGAKQVKATELAIMNNGYVPLAVIFSLTLFGEQGDIVKLAIGGSIIGFSLWWAQRLADKT, encoded by the coding sequence TTGTTAAAATACGGTCACTGTATTTTATTGTTTGTTCATATCATGTACGCGCTACTTTTTGTTTCTGTTTTATGGGCCTTTTCTTTTGGTTTAATTAAAGGCCAGCTTGCCGGCATTGAGCCATCTTTAGTTGCGGCACTTCGATTAGTACTTTGTTTTACCACCTTTGCGATTTTTTGCCGCTGGAAAGCATTACCTCGGAACACATTAAAATTAGTGGCTCTTGGCGCAATTCAATTTGGCGTAATGTATTGGGCTTATATTCAGTCATACCAGTACTTACCCGGCTATTTAGTTGCTGTATTCACCATTTTCACACCGCTGTATGTAATATTATTTAGTGGCTGGGTTAATCAAAACTTCAGCGTCAAACAGCTATTTCCTGTGATTTTTTCTATTATTGGCGCCGCGATTATTGTCGCTAAAGCGCCTCAAACCAGTGATTATTTCTTGGGATTCATCGTATTACAAAGTGCCAACATCGCTTTCGCATTTGGGCAGGTGGCATACAAACACCTCAATAGAAAAATCGAATCAGTAAACCAGCCAGCATCTCATGTGACACAAATGACACTGATGTATGGCGGCGGTGCTTTATTCAGTACCATCGTAGTCTTGATTAAGGGAAGTTTCAGTACCATTGGCTCGATAACTATAGAACAATGGCAAGTACTCATTTACTTGGGCATCATCGCTTCAGGCCTTGGGTTTAGTTTGTGGAATTTTGGCGCCAAACAAGTCAAGGCTACTGAACTTGCTATAATGAATAATGGCTACGTACCATTAGCAGTAATATTTTCGTTAACACTGTTTGGCGAACAGGGGGATATTGTCAAACTCGCTATCGGCGGTAGTATCATAGGATTCAGTTTATGGTGGGCGCAAAGGTTGGCAGATAAAACATGA